ATCTGGCGCCAGCCCCACGCTAAGAATGACAGGCTGCCACTCCTCGCGCGCGGCGAGCCTCGGAGAGAGGCCTTTAGCCAGCCAGAACCCGCCAACGCCTCCCAAAGCGGCCCCGCACATGGCGGCCACATCGGTACCGAACAGCATCTGGAAAAGGCCGCCCATGATAAACAGCCCGACCAGCGGAGAGAGAT
This genomic window from Oceanidesulfovibrio indonesiensis contains:
- a CDS encoding SoxR reducing system RseC family protein, whose translation is LSPLVGLFIMGGLFQMLFGTDVAAMCGAALGGVGGFWLAKGLSPRLAAREEWQPVILSVGLAPDQLRVETLSSEAR